A single genomic interval of Gouania willdenowi chromosome 10, fGouWil2.1, whole genome shotgun sequence harbors:
- the LOC114471261 gene encoding N-acetyllactosaminide beta-1,3-N-acetylglucosaminyltransferase 2-like, with product MATCFCHWRNLLICVCTSCTSLILMFLLTGYIILCLSMQSKSISLWEPNNLFVASGVLQIPSFAPLPKTFWDINFQNAYWNKLQRTIDENFNPILNIKAPRKPRRTSFDDLLIKQSFSKIRNSESMRKIFEELPEQMQEFVRYMQRRDYPLLLQPREACGVHAKDEKEPPLLLFAIKTSEMNIKNRIAIRKTWGKVGWAVGLKPNSTEQVGGYIRRVFLLGKENTDSMDLSSLLRMENEYYGDMLQWDFQDTFFNLTLKDVLFWDWFSKSCKQIAFVFKGDDDIFVNTPKMVAYLQEQRTKLQAMKTMDEFVVGDVIESAIPSRSSQSKYFIPDNFYNGLYPRYAGGGGVVYSGQLIKRLHNISKRVHLFPIDDVYVGMCILRLNTSPVHHPAFLTFDFKEKKSLCSYHTILLVHKRSPSEVIKLWDDLKKTQTKCQHVPLREEQKMIVSAIAAIQDSQILVDNLFL from the coding sequence ATGGCGACGTGCTTCTGTCACTGGCGTAACCTGCTCATCTGTGTGTGCACATCATGCACCAGCCTGATCCTGATGTTTTTATTGACTGGTTACATAATATTGTGTTTGAGCATGCAGAGCAAATCAATTTCACTATGGGAACCCAACAACTTATTTGTGGCCTCAGGAGTACTACAAATCCCATCCTTTGCTCCACTCCCCAAAACCTTTTGGGATATCAATTTTCAAAATGCTTACTGGAACAAGCTTCAGCGCACAATCGATGAAAATTTTAATCCCATCCTGAATATCAAAGCTCCAAGAAAGCCAAGACGTACGAGTTTTGATGATTTGTTAATAAAGCAAAGCTTTTCCAAGATTAGAAATTCAGAAAGCATGAGGAAAATCTTTGAAGAGCTACCAGAGCAGATGCAGGAGTTTGTGCGTTACATGCAAAGGAGAGACTACCCTCTCCTTCTCCAGCCTCGTGAAGCGTGTGGGGTTCATGCAAAGGATGAGAAGGAGCCACCATTGCTTCTCTTTGCCATCAAGACATCAGAAATGAACATTAAAAACCGAATTGCCATTCGGAAAACCTGGGGGAAAGTGGGATGGGCAGTTGGATTGAAGCCTAACAGCACTGAACAAGTCGGAGGCTACATTCGCCGGGTGTTCCTGCTTGGCAAAGAAAACACTGATTCCATGGATCTCAGCAGTCTATTGAGGATGGAGAATGAATATTATGGAGACATGTTGCAGTGGGACTTTCAAGATACATTTTTCAATCTGACTTTGAAGGATGTGCTTTTCTGGGATTGGTTCTCCAAGTCTTGCAAACAGAtagcttttgtttttaaggGAGACGATGACATCTTTGTCAACACTCCAAAAATGGTAGCTTACCTCCAGGAGCAGCGAACAAAGCTACAAGCAATGAAGACTATGGACGAATTTGTGGTTGGAGATGTCATAGAATCAGCCATCCCAAGCAGGTCCAGTCAATCCAAGTACTTTATCCCCGACAACTTCTACAATGGCCTCTACCCAAGGTATGCAGGTGGAGGAGGAGTCGTCTACTCCGGCCAGTTGATTAAACGCCTTCACAACATATCCAAAAGAGTTCACTTGTTCCCAATCGACGATGTTTATGTTGGTATGTGTATTTTACGGCTCAACACCAGTCCCGTCCACCACCCTGCCTTCCTCACGTTTGACTTTAAGGAAAAGAAAAGTTTGTGCTCGTACCACACAATCCTTTTAGTTCACAAACGAAGCCCCAGCGAGGTCATCAAACTGTGGGATGACCTGAAAAAGACTCAGACCAAATGTCAGCATGTACCTCTGAGGGAAGAACAAAAAATGATAGTATCAGCCATTGCAGCCATCCAGGACTCACAAATTCTAGTTGACaacttatttttgtaa
- the eif1ad gene encoding putative RNA-binding protein EIF1AD encodes MSQATKRKHVVKEFLGDFVTPTENQQIVKVTGGRGNNLHEAVTAQGETFLVSMPTKFRKNIWIKRGDFVIVDPIEEGEKVKAEISFILYKDHIQYLQKVQLWPEGFIKEKSERENADKRQEKEEKNGDHAQCDEEEFSNSEDDESDLFVNTNRCNYQYSEIEEEDSDDEESNDHKDQRTERVSRVP; translated from the exons ATGTCCCAGGCTACCAAGCGTAAACACGTGGTCAAAGAATTCCTTGGAGACTTTGTCACTCCCACTGAAAACCAGCAAATCGTCAAG GTGACTGGTGGCCGCGGCAACAACCTTCATGAAGCTGTAACAGCTCAGGGTGAGACTTTCTTGGTCAGCATGCCCACCAAGTTCCGCAAGAACATCTGGATTAAGAGAG GAGACTTTGTGATTGTGGATCCGATTGAAGAAGGTGAGAAGGTGAAGGCAGAGATCAGCTTCATCCTCTACAAAGACCACATTCAGTATCTGCAGAAAGTGCAGCTTTG GCCAGAGGGGTTCATAAAGGAGAAATCTGAGCGTGAAAACGCAGACAAACGTCAGGAAAAGGAAGAGAAGAATGGAGATCACGCTCAGTGTGACGAGGAAGAGTTCAGCAACTCTGAAGACGATGAGAGCGACCTCTTTGTAAACACCAACCGCTGTAACTACCAGTACAGTGAGATTGAGGAGGaggacagtgatgatgaggaaTCAAATGACCACAAAGACCAAAGGACAGAACGTGTCTCCAGAGTGCCATGA